The Polyangium mundeleinium genome contains the following window.
GCTCCGTGGCGAGCGGAACCCCGCGGTGCTCGCCGAGATGACGGAGAGCCTGCGCTGGATCCGCGTGGTGCTGCCGGACTCGGGGGCTCGCGAGGCGCTCGGGCGTTTCGTCGGCGCGCTGTTCCTGCCACTCGGCAAGGAGCTCGGGTGGGCGACGCGCAAGCAGGACGACGACGCGACGCGCCTCGCGCGTGTGGCCGTGCTCGAAGCGCTCGGCGTGCTCGCGGAGGACCCGTGGACGCTGCGGCAAGCGGCCTCGCGCGCGACGGCGTACCTCGACGATCCACGCGCGATCGACGCGGACACGACGGCCGTCGCGTTGCTCGTGGCCGCACGGACCGGGGGCGACGAGCGGCTGCAAGCGCTGCGGGACGCGGTGCGCCTGGCGGCGACGCCGGAGGAGCGGGTCATCGCGGCGCGGGCGATCGGGAGGATCGGCGATCCAGCGGAGCTCGGTCGGGGCCTCGACATCGCGCGGGCCGGAGAGCTCCGGGCGCACGAGTTTGCCCGTGCGTTCCATGAATCGGCGCGCGCGCCGGAGACGTTGTCCACGTCGCTCGGGTGGATCCGCGCGCGCGGCCCCGATCTCGCCCCGCGGTTCGGCGGAGGGCTCTTGCTCGAACTCTCGAGCGCCGTGGGCGAGGCGTGTGATCCGGTGACGCGAGACGACGCGCTGAAGGTCTTCAAGGCGATCTTCGAGACGGCTTCCGTGAACCCGCGGAAGCTCCAGGCGCTCGAAGAGCAGGCGAATCAGTGTATTGCCGTGCGGGAGCGCGAGACGCCGCGGCTGCGCAAGAAGCTCGGGCTCGGGCCCCGGTGAGCGCTACACGCGCCCCGGACGCGAACGAACGCCGACCCAGTACGCCCAGGCGATGAAAACGAGCTGAAACGGGAGCCGCGCCCATAACGCCCATGCGGGCACGGGGTCGTCGCCGACCTGGATCTCGTGGATCGCCATGTTGATGTTCGCGGGGAACACCGCGACGTAAAGCGCGATGAGTCCGATGCCCGCCGCGCGCCGGAGCCGCGGGACGAGCAGGCCCACGCCGCCCGCGATCTCGGCGACTCCGCTCACGTACACGAGCGCGAGCGGCGCGGGCAGGGCCGCGGGGACGATTTGCACGAACGGCGCGGGGGACACGAAATGCAGGATGCCCACGCCCGTCATGGCCAGGGCGAGCACGACGCGGAGAACGACCTTCACGCGGCTCTCCGGCGGCGCGGGCGCGGCGGGTTCGGCGGGGCGATCGGCGGGAGCCATTCGCCCTCTTTTCGAGCGATCGGCGCGCTCCGTCAAGCCTCCGCGCGAATCTCACCGCCCCCGAGCCGCTCCAGGAAGAGACGCGCCGCGGGCAAAACGATCTCGACCGTCGCGCGCCGAGCGGCCTCCTTCGCTTCGGCCTCGCCGAGCCGTCCGTGTGCCGCGAGGCGCGGATCGCTGGGCGTTCGCTCCCCGGCCGCGCCTTGTCCGAGCGCCGCGAAGACCTCGACGACGGCCGCGCGCACGGCCTCGCCGCCCACGCGAACGGCCCAGGCCACCGTGCGCCACGCGAGCTCGGCGTGACGCGCCTCGTCCTCGACGATGAGCCTGAGGACCGCGTGCACGGCCGGATCCGTGGCGGACGCGAGCTGCTCGGCGCCGACGGCCGCGGCGATTGTCTCTCCAATACAACCTTCCCGCGCGGCGCGGGCGGCGACCGAGGCGAGATCGGCGCTGATTTCGATACGCCCCTCGAAGGGAAAGGGCCCCGGGGCCGTAACCTCGCTCGCGTAATTCGAGGCGAGCGCAAAACACAGCTCCGCATGGCGCACCTCGTCCTGCGCGGCCTGATGCGCCCGCGCCACGAGGTCCGCCGGGGCGCCCACGGCGAGCAGTTCCAGGGCAAACC
Protein-coding sequences here:
- a CDS encoding DoxX family protein; amino-acid sequence: MAPADRPAEPAAPAPPESRVKVVLRVVLALAMTGVGILHFVSPAPFVQIVPAALPAPLALVYVSGVAEIAGGVGLLVPRLRRAAGIGLIALYVAVFPANINMAIHEIQVGDDPVPAWALWARLPFQLVFIAWAYWVGVRSRPGRV
- a CDS encoding ferritin-like domain-containing protein: MNAPQDFRRNLARRLVALVAAALPATVGVLSGCVVQESSGGPCGQPAEKRACFAWPEASQGTGGSGGAGGSGGAGGAGGAGGAAPVMCPSQAEAKATLDDSFGMYTMKSDGTFENGQCCYDTVFQPRCLGGRPFLVNEVPRTAAPVRGAFASGARSPEAMAPNIDDLSADERALLAAAWTRDGLFEHASVASFGRFALELLAVGAPADLVARAHQAAQDEVRHAELCFALASNYASEVTAPGPFPFEGRIEISADLASVAARAAREGCIGETIAAAVGAEQLASATDPAVHAVLRLIVEDEARHAELAWRTVAWAVRVGGEAVRAAVVEVFAALGQGAAGERTPSDPRLAAHGRLGEAEAKEAARRATVEIVLPAARLFLERLGGGEIRAEA